From the Betaproteobacteria bacterium genome, the window TCGACCCTTTCCGCCACTTGCGGGGCGGCAACGCCTGCAGGGCTCTGCTCGCAAATCCAGGGCGACGTCGCGGCGGAGCAGGACAAGCTCGACGACGACATGCACAAGTACCGGTATTACCCGGTGGTATCGATTGGACTTGCCTACGTGTTCTGAAGCGGATTTTTACAATGGATGAAAAACAAACAGGCCCGACGGGCCTGTTTGTTTTTGAAGCACGAGCTTGAGGCCGGCTATTGCAGCGGCTTGAAGCGGATGCGCTTGGGCTTGGCGCCTTCTTCGCCGAGGCGCTTCTTCTTGTCGGCTTCGTATTCCTGGTAATTTCCCGGGAAGAAGGTCCACTGGGATTCGCCTTCGCAGGCGAGGATGTGCGTGGCGATGCGGTCGAGGAACCAGCGGTCGTGCGAGATCACCAGCACCGACCCGGCGAACTCCAGCAATGCGTCTTCCAGTGCGCGCAACGTTTCCACGTCGAGATCGTTGGAAGGCTCGTCGAGCAACAGCACATTGCCGCCGGAGATCAGCGTGGTCGCCAGGTGCAGCCGCCCGCGTTCACCGCCGGATAGATTGCCGACCACTTTCTGCTGGTCGGCACCCTTGAAGTTGAATCGGCCGGCGTACGCGCGCGAAGGCATTTCGAACTTGCCGACGGTGAGGATGTCCTGGCCGTGCGAGATCGCTTCCCACACGGTCTTCTTGTTCTCGAGCGCGTCGCGGCTCTGGTCGACGAACGCAAGTTGCACGGTGGAACCGATGACAACTTCGCCGCTGTCCGGCTTTTCCTTGCCGGTGATCATGCGGAACAGCGTCGACTTGCCGGCGCCATTCGGGCCGATGATGCCGACAATCGCCCCGGGTGGAACGCTGAACGAGAGCTTGTCGATCAGCAGGCGGTCGCCATAACCCTTCGACACTTCCTTGAACTCGATCACGCTGTCGCCCAGGCGCTCGGCCACCGGAATGAAAATTTCCTGGGTTTCATTCTGCTTCTGGTGCTCGTGGGACGATAATTCCTCGAAACGCGCGATGCGCGCCTTGCTCTTGGCCTGGCGCGCCTTGGGATTGGAACGCACCCACTCGAGTTCCTTCTGCATCGCCTTGATGCGCGCCGATTCCTGCTTGGCTTCGACCTCAAGGCGTTGTTCCTTCTGTTCCAGCCAGGAACTGTAGTTGCCTTTCCACGGAATGCCGCGGCCGCGGTCAAGTTCCAGAATCCACTCGGCCGCGTTGTCGAGGAAGTAGCGGTCGTGGGTAACCGCCACCACGGTGCCGGGGAATTTCTGCAGGAACTGCTCCAGCCAGTCGACGCTTTCCGCGTCGAGGTGGTTGGTCGGCTCGTCGAGCAGCAGCATGTCGGGCTTCGACAGCAGCAGCCGGCACAGCGCAACGCGGCGCTTCTCGCCGCCGGAGAGATTGGCGATCTTCGCGTCCCAAGGGGGCAGCCGCAGCGCATCGGCGGCAATCTCGAGCTGGTGTTCGACGTCGGCACCGCTGGTCGCGAGAATCGCTTCGTATTTCGCCTGCTCGGTCGCGAGTTTGTCGAAGTCAGCATCCGGCTCCGCGTACGCAGCATAGATTTCATCCAGCTTCTGCTTCGCCTCCATCACCTCGCCGAGACCTCCTTCGACCGCTTGGCGCACGGTCTGCCCGGGATCGAGTTGCGGCTCCTGGGGCAGATGGCCGATGCGCAGGTTCGGCATCGGGATCGCTTCGCCTTCGATCTCCTTGTCGACACCCGCCATGATCTTCAGCAGGCTGGACTTGCCGGAACCATTCAGTCCCAGCATCCCGATCTTGGCGCCGGGAAAAAAAGATAGCGAGATGTCCTTGAGGATGACGCGCTTGGGCGGGACGACCTTGCCCACGCGCTGCATCGTGTAAACGTATTGAGCCATGATTTGGTACGGGTGGTGTCCGGAAAGGGCCGAATTATGCGGGAAAAACCGGCCAGCCGGAGGCCGGCATCAAAGACGTTCGACGCAAAGGATGCTTTTCAATGCGAGAAGCCATCACGGGTCACTTGCAGTACAGCTGCTTGCGTTCCTCAAACAGTTGGATCTGTGAAGGGTCAGGCGAAGATGCTTTCGGGACCAAACACCAAACGTGAAGGAAAACTTTCTCAAGAATGGGAACGCGGGATCAGGCTTGGTCAATTGCATAAATGATGCGGTCTCACTCACCTAATCATCTTGCCCTCATGGCGTGCGTGGCACATGGCACTAAAGTCTGTCACGCAGGCGCCGATACCCAGTGTGGGTCCGCAGAGGACGGGCCGGATTATCAAGGTTTCCTCGGGCCCTCCTCCCGGGGCTTATCGACAGTTTGTGAATCAAACGGGGCACGGACAAACCACGGAAGCGGAGCCTTAGCCAGATGGAAAGAAGCGAAGCCTTCAAGAACATTGTCGCCGACGCGGCACGGGGAGAATTGAATTTTCCGACATCCGCCAAAGTGGCCCTTCGTGTCAGAGAGGTCCTTGACGATCCGGATTGCGCTCTGGACGAGGCGGTTCGCCTGGTGAAGGCGGAGCCGCTGATGGCGGCTCGGGTCGTCGCGCTCGCCAATTCAATGGCCTTCAATCCATCCGGGCGGGAGATTGCCGATGTCCGCGCCGCCGTGAACCGTCTGGGGTTCAAGGCGGTTCGTGCCGTGGCGGCGGCGGTGGCAACGCACCAATTGGCGGGAACGCCCACCGGACAGGCAAATCGGGATCGGGCGACGAAGTTGTGGGAGCACACGGCACATGTGGCGGCCCTCGCTCACGTCATTGCCCGACGCGTAACGGGGCAGGACCCGGAAACGGCGATGTTTGCCGGCATCGTCCACGAGGTCGGCGGGTTTTACCTGCTGTCTCGCGCCAAGGACTATCCCGGATTGATGGACGGGGAACTGACGGATTGGCTGCAGGGCGATGACGGCGAAGTCGAAGGAGAAGAAGAAGGCAAGGGCGGTAGTGAAGTCGAGATCGGCCGCGCTGTGCTCAGGGCCCTGTCCGTGCCCCGGGCGGTGGTGGACGGCATCGAGGCCATGTGGAAGGGTTACCTGGTCCTGCCCCCGACAACACTCGGGGACACGCTGCTGCTGGCTGACCAACTGTCTCCGGTTCATTCCCCGCTGCATGAGCCGCCGCTTAACGATTGCGAAAACATCACAGCGAATATCGACCTGATCATCGGGCAGGAAACGCTGGTCGGGATTCTCAAGGAGTCGGCCGAACACATGGATTCCCTGATCAGGGCATTGAGGTTCTAGCCCTCAAGCCGAGGGAAATGTCGACCGGAGGCCGCCAATGGGCGACCCCTATTCTCCATAGCCGGAGACTCAATACCCCATGAAAAACGCATCAAGAGCCATCGCCGTCGGACTTGCACTGTGGGCGGGGGCCGTCTTGGCCGATGCGCCCGAGGTCACACCCTATCGCCCCACGGTCTCCAACCCGGCCGCGCTTTCCGCCCCCGGCCTGCTCGAGTTCGAGGCCGGCGTAGCGAGATTGCGAGATGACGCGGGCACCCGGCTGGTCAGTCTGCCCTATCTCTTCAAGTACGCTTTCAGCGAAAACCTCGGCGTGCTGGTGGGCGGCGACGCCTATCTGCGCCAGGAAGACGCCGACGGCAATCGCCTCACGAGCGTGGGCGACACCGTGGCGGCGCTCAAGCTGCGGCGTGAATTAACCGACAGCATGGAGCTCGGGATGGAGGCCGGGGTGCGTTTCCCGACCGCCAAGACCGGCCTTGGCGCCGAGAAGAGCGATTACCTCGTGAACGGCATTTTCAGCGCCGGGTGGGGTGGATTGAGTTTCGATTTTAATCTCGCCTACACCCGGCTCGGATCGGTCGGCTCGGGAGAAAGCCGCGGCGAAATCGGCTGGGCGACGGCGGTCTCCGGCAAACTCGGTGGGCCGTGGGGTTGGGCCGCCGAACTTTCCGGCACGGGGCGGCGCGGCACGCGCGGCAGCACGCAGGCGCTCGCGGCCCTGAGCTACCAACCCACACGCACCCTGGTGTTCGATATGGGCCTGGCCCACGACCTGAACAAGCAGACCGACGAAACGACCGCCTTTGCGGGGTTCGCGATTTTGTTCGACCATCATTGATCCGGCACGGATGTATTCAAGCCTGATTCGCTCGTAAATTCACCGCCACCGCCATTGCGCTCACCAGGCAGAGCGAAGTAGCCGAAATAATCTGCAGGCGTGATCGTTTTCGTTGGCAAAAGGAGTTTCTGCAATATGGTGACCTCTAACGATTAAATTTGCCCGACCCAAGGAGCGTAGCTCCGGGTCGGCTGCGATGACGAGGCAGCATTTCTATATCCACGCCTCGGCGGGTGCAGTCTTTTCCCCACCGGCGTCGCCGGTGTTTACCGTACCCGCAGCTTCAACAAGCATGGCACGGCACTCAGCTTTTGCCGAGGTCTTGTGTTCGACGCCTTTCGGAATAACGAGCAGCTCACCTTTTCTCACGGAAACGTCACCGTCTCGAAAATGAATGGTCATCTCGCCCTCGATCACGATGAACACTTCGTCAGTGTCTTTGTGGTCGTGCCACACGAACTCCCCCTGGAACTTCACCAGTTTGAAATGGTAGTCGTTCATCCGCGCAATGATCTTCGGCGACCAGTGCTCGGAGAACCGCGCAAATTTATCGGCGATGTTGATCGGGCGATATTCCATGCGGTGGCTCCAATCCGGGAGGGTTATCCAGTCATGCTCAGTTGTGGGCTTGCAGTTGGCGGATCAACTGCAGTGCCGGGTTGAGCAGGCCTATGGCTTGAGATAGCATTTCTCCTCTGCCGGAATTCCGTTTCAAGCACTCCAGTGCGGGTCCCGGCGATTACGCGGGAGAACCGGAGGGAAGAATGAGTTGTGTCTGCGTAACGACCCCACATAGCTTTCCCGCCTCGGACTTTATGAGCGTTTGCCACACCATGGTGGTCCTGCCGCGATGGAAGGCGGTGCATTCGCCTATGACCGTCGACCCTGCCGGTGCGCCGCGAATGAACTTTGTGCTTGACTCGATCGTCGTGGTGCGAGCGCCTGCAGGAAGACTCATGAAGGTACCTACCGCGCCAAGCGTGTCGGCGAACGCCATCAACGCCCCGCCATGGAGGATCCCTCCGGTAGTGCACAAATCCGGGCGCACCTTGAGCGAGGCGACGACGCGATCCGTGGACACTTCCGAGAACGCTATTCCCATCAACCCGGGGAAAAGGAGTGCGAACAGCTCTTGAATTGATGCGGGAGTATGCATTGGCGCTCCTGAAAAGGAATGTCCGGCATGAGAGGCAGAGTCCAGCTTACCGGCGGCGTCCGTCCGATGGAAGGTCAGGCATCTTTTTCATTGTTGCGGCGTTTGGAGACCGGTGGGAAGCGCACCCATGTTGCCAGGACGAGCAGGCCAAAGAGGGAATAGCCGACTACGAAAACCCAAGGCGGGGCATCGTAGTACAGGATGCGTTGGAGCCAATGCCCGATGAAGCTGCCGCTGTAGGCAGTCGCATGTGCTTTCGTGCGCAGCCAAAATTCCAGCGTTGTGAAC encodes:
- a CDS encoding DUF2784 domain-containing protein — its product is MRDSLPYLLLADVVLALHVAIVVFVVGGLVLVVIGNRRNWRWVNALWFRLAHLGAIAVVVAEVWLGVTCPFTTLEFWLRTKAHATAYSGSFIGHWLQRILYYDAPPWVFVVGYSLFGLLVLATWVRFPPVSKRRNNEKDA
- the ettA gene encoding energy-dependent translational throttle protein EttA — translated: MAQYVYTMQRVGKVVPPKRVILKDISLSFFPGAKIGMLGLNGSGKSSLLKIMAGVDKEIEGEAIPMPNLRIGHLPQEPQLDPGQTVRQAVEGGLGEVMEAKQKLDEIYAAYAEPDADFDKLATEQAKYEAILATSGADVEHQLEIAADALRLPPWDAKIANLSGGEKRRVALCRLLLSKPDMLLLDEPTNHLDAESVDWLEQFLQKFPGTVVAVTHDRYFLDNAAEWILELDRGRGIPWKGNYSSWLEQKEQRLEVEAKQESARIKAMQKELEWVRSNPKARQAKSKARIARFEELSSHEHQKQNETQEIFIPVAERLGDSVIEFKEVSKGYGDRLLIDKLSFSVPPGAIVGIIGPNGAGKSTLFRMITGKEKPDSGEVVIGSTVQLAFVDQSRDALENKKTVWEAISHGQDILTVGKFEMPSRAYAGRFNFKGADQQKVVGNLSGGERGRLHLATTLISGGNVLLLDEPSNDLDVETLRALEDALLEFAGSVLVISHDRWFLDRIATHILACEGESQWTFFPGNYQEYEADKKKRLGEEGAKPKRIRFKPLQ
- a CDS encoding HDOD domain-containing protein, coding for MERSEAFKNIVADAARGELNFPTSAKVALRVREVLDDPDCALDEAVRLVKAEPLMAARVVALANSMAFNPSGREIADVRAAVNRLGFKAVRAVAAAVATHQLAGTPTGQANRDRATKLWEHTAHVAALAHVIARRVTGQDPETAMFAGIVHEVGGFYLLSRAKDYPGLMDGELTDWLQGDDGEVEGEEEGKGGSEVEIGRAVLRALSVPRAVVDGIEAMWKGYLVLPPTTLGDTLLLADQLSPVHSPLHEPPLNDCENITANIDLIIGQETLVGILKESAEHMDSLIRALRF
- a CDS encoding cupin domain-containing protein, translating into MEYRPINIADKFARFSEHWSPKIIARMNDYHFKLVKFQGEFVWHDHKDTDEVFIVIEGEMTIHFRDGDVSVRKGELLVIPKGVEHKTSAKAECRAMLVEAAGTVNTGDAGGEKTAPAEAWI
- a CDS encoding PaaI family thioesterase; the encoded protein is MHTPASIQELFALLFPGLMGIAFSEVSTDRVVASLKVRPDLCTTGGILHGGALMAFADTLGAVGTFMSLPAGARTTTIESSTKFIRGAPAGSTVIGECTAFHRGRTTMVWQTLIKSEAGKLCGVVTQTQLILPSGSPA
- a CDS encoding transporter; protein product: MKNASRAIAVGLALWAGAVLADAPEVTPYRPTVSNPAALSAPGLLEFEAGVARLRDDAGTRLVSLPYLFKYAFSENLGVLVGGDAYLRQEDADGNRLTSVGDTVAALKLRRELTDSMELGMEAGVRFPTAKTGLGAEKSDYLVNGIFSAGWGGLSFDFNLAYTRLGSVGSGESRGEIGWATAVSGKLGGPWGWAAELSGTGRRGTRGSTQALAALSYQPTRTLVFDMGLAHDLNKQTDETTAFAGFAILFDHH